From the genome of Cytophagales bacterium WSM2-2:
TCAACTTGTGGGACGCCACAGGACGAAACATCCTGTCTCAGGATTTGGGGATTCAACTTGAAGGACCCAATAGAGTGGAGATAAATCTTGAAGGAGTGGCAGACGGGGTTTATCTTGGGCGCCTGAAAACGAGTGTTGGTGACAAAATGCTCAAGATCGTGGTCAGAAAATAACCTTACTATGAACCAGAAATTTACATTGCTGACAGGTGCTATACTTGGAGCTCTTGGTGTTGGACTTGGTGCTTTTGGGGCACACGCACTCAAGAATATTCTAACTCAGAATGGCCGGTTAGAGACCTATGAGTTGGCCGTTCGCTATCAATTCTATCACGCTCTGGCCCTGTTAGTAATCGGACTTTTAATGGAAAAATTCGGGCACTCCTCTATGCAATGGGCATCAATGTCGATGCTGGCTGGTGTAATTCTTTTCAGTGGCAGCCTTTACTTCTACTCATTGACTAACATTAAAGGATTTGCGATGGTGACTCCTATCGGCGGGCTTTTCCTGCTGGGGGGCTGGATTTTGTTTATCTACGCCCTCACCACTAAATAGACTTCTTATTTCTTCTTTTCGAGCACATTCGCTGAGAATGTAATTTGGCTTTTACCTGAAGTAACATTAGAGATGACTGTAGCTACTTTGTTTTGACGTCCAAATTTGTGAGCACTATCAAATTGTACTGTGATTTCTCCCTTGTCACCTGGCTTAATCGGGTCACGCGGCCAGCCCCTTGGTGTAGTGCAGCCGCAAGTTACTTCCACATTAGTGATGATCAGCGGTTCAGAACCCGCATTAGTGAACTTAAAAACATGTTCTACTTTTTCACCTTGAATGATATCTCCAAAATCGTGCGTGTCCTTATCCCATGATATGGTAGGTCCTGAAGTTTGAGCCAAGCCAAAAGATGCAGATAGCAAAACAAAGACTAAGGGTTTCAGGAACAGTTTCATATTTTTAGCGCATACTTGAATTTTAACGTAGATATGGAAAGTGAAGTTCAACGTTTTTACGGAAATCGTCTGCGTGTTCGCATTTGTGGTCTTTGCTTACACGATGAGAAGATTCTCATGGTCAACCACAAAGGCCTTACCGCAGCCAATTTCTGGTCTCCGCCCGGTGGCGGGTTGAACTTTGGTGAGACCGCACAAGAGTGCCTGACACGGGAATTCGAAGAAGAAACCCGAATCAAAATCGATGTTAAGGAATTCTTATTCGCCTGTGAATTGATGCACCCACCTCTTCACGCTATTGAGTTGTTTTTTAAGGTTGACCCTTTGACACTCGAGGTCAGGAAGGGTGTTGACCCGGAACCTAATGCTCCCAAAATTATCAATGAGGTTTCGTTCGTTCACTGGAAAGAAATTACAATGTTTCCAAAAGACGAACTGCATGGAATTTTTCGATTCACCGATCATCCCTTAAAAGTTGTCGATTTGCGTGGGTATTTTAAGCTGTGACGCCATAAAAATATCTATATTGCAATGATGAAATTTTAAACCTGGGAGCTTTGCAAGCGGTCACCGTTAACTACAAGCTGATCAAAAAAATCAAGGATGAACGCTTTGATGATGAACAACTTCACGAGCAAAGCCTGATCATTCAAACAGGACCAAAGGATTTCCAAGTAGCAGTGATCGATTCCAATAACCGACTGATGTTATTGGAGGACTATGCGATGGGAAATGTACAATCTCACAATGAGCTCCTGGCAGCGCTGAAGGACTTATTCGATTCACACGCCCTACTGAAGGCAGGATTCTGGAAAGAAGTAAAAATCGGAATCAAGAATAATAAGTTTTGCCAGGTCCCCACTCCCTTGTTTGATGAATCTTTATCTAAAGACTACCTGAAGTTAAATGCCTCAGTTGATTTTTCGAAAGAGAGAGTTCTCCACTGCGGGAATCAAAAAAATGACGCCATTACTGTCTTTGCAATTCAGGAAGACCTGCATCAGTGGCTGAGTGATGTCTATCAAAACACTACTCATAAATTTTACCATCAATCGTGCGCGTTGGTGGAAGGGGTATTATCTGTCGGAAAGTCCGGCAAAAATATTCTGTTCGTTTATGTAGATAGATTCAAACTTCATGTGTTGTCTAGCGTTGGTGGGCGGCTCCTGTACTACAATCAGTTTCCGATCAATCAATTTCCAGACTATATCAAATACATCATGCTGGTACTGAAGGGTCTGAACATGAATCAACAGAACAGTGAGATTGTGCTCTGGGGATACATTGGTAAAAGTTCACCGCATTACCAGGAGTTCATCAAGTACATTCGCAATGTCACTTTTGGCGGCCGACCAAGCTTTATCAAGTTTGGTTACATGTTTGATGAAGTTCAGGATCATCACTTCTTCGATTTATTCTCGCTCCATCTTCTGAAATGAAACGAATTGCTGTCTTCCCCGGTTCATTTGATCCATTCACTAAAGGGCATGAGGATATTGTCCTCCGGGGTCTGAATTTATTTGACGAGATCATTATTGCCATTGGGTATAACAGTGGAAAAAGCCAGCGTTATTTTCCGATTGACTTTATGATCGAGAAAATTAAGGAGACTTTTAAAAACCAGCCAACAGTCAGCGTGCAAACCTACGCGGAACTCACAGCCGAATTCGTGAAACGAAACGGCTCACGATACCTTCTTCGCGGCCTGCGCAATACCACAGATTTTGAATACGAAAACAGTATCGCCCAGGTAAACCGGCATTTGAACAACGAACTGGAATCTGTTTTTCTGATTACATCTCCGCAATTCGCATCCATCAACTCATCGATTATTCGGGAGGTGCACCGCTACAAAGGTGATGTATCGGCTATGCTGCCATACAAACTCTAATACTTGATTTTTTCGCTTTTGTAATACTCCTCAAAAACAAACCGGATCGATTTGTAAGAGTTCTCCAGCGCATGGTAGACTTCTTTCTGAGTCATCCAACGAAGCTCTTCAATGTCCTCTTCAATGGCAGGTTTTATTTTAGAATCGTCCACGAGGTCCATGATATACCAACGTGTCTTCTTGATCATGTTGTTTTTATTCATGGTGTAGGTGTGCCAGGTTGTGCATATCTTCTCTCCCAGCTTTACCTCCACGCCACATTCTTCTTTCACTTCGCGGACGGCCGTTTGCCTGTATTTCTCACCACTGTCCTTCTTACCTTTGGGGAGGTCCCATTTTTTCATCCGGTAGATCATAAGAAACTTCTCCTTCTTACGAACCAAGCCTCCAGCTGCCTTCACCACCTTGAATTTCTTTTTGAGATAGCTTTTGAGGGCGCCATAGTCATTGATGGTGATACACAAGGAAATCAGGTTGATCGGCACCTTGGAATTGATCAAATCAAGGATCAGGTCCATATCCGCCACACTGGCATTGTTCACCCAAACATGATTAATCAGCTTGGCCTTTGTTACCGGTTCACTTGCCGCATTGATGGCATGGTTAAAGTCACCCGCATCTGGCTTAGCGCCAGCTCTAAGAATCCTTACCGGAATGTCATTTATGAATAAATTCATAGCTCAACTATGGCGCAAAAAGTCAAAATATTTTCAATCAACCAACTGCGTGTAAGAATAAAAGTCAAAATATTCCGTGAATCCTTATAATTTGCGCCATGAGTTTTGTCACCATTGAAAATACCACTGCTGCTCAAGTCGCATCTATGCTATTGGACATCGGTGCCATCAAATTAAATCACAAAAATCCATTCACCTGGAGTTCAGGGTGGAAATCACCCGTTTATTGTGACAACCGGTTGGCCTTATCCTATCCGGAGATACGTTCGTTCGTAAAAGAGTCATTATCAGTCGTTGTACGGAAAAATTTTCCTCAAGCCGAATACATAGCTGGTGTTGCTACGGCAGGAATCCCGCAAGGTGCGCTCGTTGCCGATGTTCTGAAACTCCCATTCGTCTATGTTCGGCCCAAACCAAAAGAACACGGCATGGGTAATTTGATTGAAGGAAAAGTCGATCCCGGAAAGAAGGCCGTGATGATTGAAGACTTGATCTCCACCGGAGGCAGTTCATTGAAAGCGGCACAGGCCATGCAGGATGCAGGCTTTAACGTTATCGGGATGGCTGCCATTTTTACTTATGGATTTGAGGTCGCTGAAAAAAGTTTTGCCGAAGCTAACATGCCGCTGACATGCCTGAGTGATTTTAATTATCTGCTCACGGAAGCTGTATCGAAAAAATACCTCGATGAAAATCAGCTTGCATATGTGAGGAGTTGGAGAACAGATCCCGTCAACTGGAAATAAAAGTTGAGTTGGTTACATCCTTTTGCTATTTTCGAAAATGGATTTCGGGAAAGTAGCTCCAGAGGAAATTGAACAAATTGATTTTAAGCTTCCACCTGATCATCCCGGTACGGCAAGCGTCTTATCAGAAGCAAAACCAGGTAATTCAAAAATCTTTGTGGGCTGTGCCAAATGGGGGCGCAAAGATTGGATCGGAAAAATTTATCCATTCAAAACGAAAGAAGCCGATTTCCTGAGTCATTACTCAACGCATTTCAATTGTATCGAGTTGAATGCTACTTTCTACCGGATGCCCACATTCAAACAAACGGAAGCCTGGAGAAACAAAGTAGACGGTGATTTCAAGTTCTGTCCGAAATTCACGGATAATATCACCCATGTTAAACGGCTCAAAGATGTCAGGGAATTGACTGATCAGTTCATTGAAGGTATTTCTGGCTTTGGAAATACACTCGGGCACGTTTGGTTTATTCCACATCCACAGATGGGACCGAAAACGTTGGAGTTGCAACAGGCTTTTATCGAGTCTATTCCAAAGGATATTTCTCTATTTGCGGAACAACGACATAAAGAATGGTATACCAATGCTGAAGCGTTTGACAAGCTCTTTACCATCATGCAAAAGAATAAGACTGGTTCAATCATTACTGATGCCAGTGGCCGGAGAGATTGCGTCCATATGCGCCTGTCAACACCTGAAGCATTTATCCGGTTTGTGGGCAACGGCCTCCATCCTACCGACTATGTACGAATCGATGATTGGGTGCAACGAATTAAAAACTGGAGACTACAAGGAATTCAAACGGTGTATTTTTTCATGCATCAACACAATGAGCTTCATTCACCCGAGCTCTGTAAATACCTCATTCAGCAATTGAATAAACATTGTGGTACTACCGCGCATGAGCCAGAATTTATAGAGGGAATGCTCCCGGAATCGGAAGAGAAACCCAAGTCAAAGACAAGAAAGGTCATAAGCAAGAGAAAAGACAGCACCAAAAATGATAGCGGCTTAACTCTCTTTTCGTAGCGCTTGCAACGGAGACGTATTGATTACTTCCCTTGAATTAAGCCATCCGATCACGACCGTAAGTACAACTACACCGGCACTAATGATGAAGAGCTCGGCATAGCTTGCAGCCAGCTCCACTTCGAAAAAGAATTTTGTTAGCAACCAACCGCCTCCCAAAGAAAGCACCAGGGCAGTTGCGGCACTGAAGAGTCCGAGGTAGCCATATTCGATCAGGGTGATGCGTACAATCTGACTCGTTCGCGCTCCAACGGTACGGAGAAGCACGTTTTCTTTGATCCTGACAAACTTACTATTGATAACGGCACCCGCAAGGACAACCAAGCCAGTAATGATGCTGAAGAACGCAAGAAAACGAACAACGAGAGCCACCTTTTCAAATATTTCATTCACGGTACTCAAAATCAATCTCAGATCAATCAGCGATACATTTGGAAAATTCTTCACCAGCTCCTGCTGGAATTTGGATGCCTTCTGTTTTTCATCTACTCTCGTTGTTGCTACCCAAATCTGAGGAGCGTTTTCCAATACTTTGGTAGGGAATACGAAAATGAAGTTGGGGGGATCTTTCGGCCAGTCTACTTTACGTACACCACTGATGATCGTTTTCACAGGAATGCCCTGGACATCGAACTCGACCGAGTCCCCTACTTTAAGCCGGAGGGTCTCATCAATCCCTTCTGATATCGTTACATAAATTGAATCTTTTTTACCCGCATCAAAATGCTGCAATTTACCTTTTACCAATTCTTCTGAACTGGTGAGACTGTCACGGTAAGTAATTCGATATTCGCGTGTTAGCATGCCATCGGGCATCCTGACTGTGTCCTTCCTGATTTGTTCTATCGTACGTCCCTTCAATTTACTCAAGCGACAAGTAATGATGGGAACCAGCTGATTGAGCGGTAGGTTATTCTCCTTGATAAGACCCACCACTCCATCTTTCTGACTCGACTGGATATCAAAAAGGATTGTGTTCGACCGATTTCTATTTCCCCTGAATTCAACCTGATTCAAAAGACTATGCTGGATAATATTTAATACCGAAATAATAAATGCTCCAAGTCCAATGGCCACCATGAGCATGCGCGTCTGATTGTTTGGCCTGAACAAATTCGACAATGCATGACGGAAAATGAATGACGCCCGAGAAGGAAAGAACTTTCGAATCATGTACAACATACCACTGGCCACTAACACAAGAAATCCCAGAGCTGCAGCAATTCCCGCAGAGAACATCAAACCAGAAACGATACTTTTAGTCTGATAAGCCGCAGCTGCTATCGGAAAGACCACGATAAATGCGATTGCCGCGATCCGCGTCTTGGAAAAAATTCTCCCCGGCAGAAAATCGGCACGCAAAACTGTAAGTGGCGGAACAAATCTTACGGACACCAAAGGCAGAACTGTAAATAGCACTGAAACGATAGCACCCGTTAGTATTCCTTCAACAATAGCGCGCCACGAAATAAAAAACTGAATATTACCTGGCAGGTATTCTTCGAACAGAACCGGGATCAATTGGTGAATGCCTGCACCGGTCGCAGCCCCGATCATACTTCCGATTATACCGAGCGTAAACACCTGGATGAAGTAGATATTGAACGCCTGCCATCCTGTAGAGCCAACGCATCGAAGCATGGCAACTTCATCACGTTTTTCACGGGCATAAATGTGAACTGAGCTTGCTACGCCAATGCATCCAAGTATCAGGGCAACGAATGCCAGTAATGAAAAGAACTGATAAACCGCACGAAAGCTCCTGCCTAGATTTGCTTTCCTGCGCTCGACAGTCTCAATGGAATTGCCAAGGCGTTTGGCAATCGGTCTTATTTTTTCGTGGAATGCCTTTGTTGCCTTTTCGGAAACAGTTTTAATATAAATACTGTAACCCACACGACTTCCGTACTGGATCAATCCTGTGGAATCGAGCGATGACATCGATATGTAAACTGCAGGCGCTATTGTTGAGGTCAGCCCTCCTCCTCCCGGAATTTTCGAAACTACACCTGAAACCAAAAACTTCTTGGTCCCCACTTTGATTGAGTCTCCGGGCAGAACTCCAAACTGGACTGCGAGTGACTCATCCAGCATCAGGTAATCCCCGTGTTGAGTCTTTTGGTAGGCATCAGCTGGTTTAGTGATCATCTTTCCATAGAATGGAAACTCACCTTCAAGTCCGGTAACTTTTACTAATCGTGAATTACCAGAGCTCATAAACAACACCATCGATGCCATATCCGCATCGCGGGCTATTTTTACATTCGAGCTATCGAGCACTTTGTTCCATGCCGAATCGAATTTCTTATTTCCATTAATGACAAGATCCGCTCCCAGCAACTCCTTGGCATTGCGGTCAAGTTCATCCTGGAATGAGTAATTGAGTGAACTGATAGCGACCACGGCAGCAATCCCCGTGATCAAAGATGCCATGAACAAAGCTAACCTGGAGAAATTGTGCCGCGCATCACGCCACGCCATCTTCCAAACCCAGCCATCACGGAAGATACCTCTGGTCTTTCGCTTCAACTTGATAATATACTCGATCATTTATACTCTGCAGTTGGGACGTGAACTTTAGAATCTTGAATGAGGTGTCCACCCTTCATTTGTAAAATCCGCTCTGTCATTTGGGCTAACTCAAGATTGTGTGTCACCAATACCAATGTCGTTTTCTCCTGGCGGTTCATTTCGAAAATAAGCTCCGTGATTTGCTTTGCGTTTTCTTCATCCAGATTACCTGTTGGCTCATCTGCGAATAGGATTTTTGGAGACACAATAAATGCCCGTGCAATAGCCACCCGTTGCTGCTCTCCTCCCGATAACTGTGACGGGAAATGGTGCAACCGATCCTGAAGTCCTACCCTGGAAAGAAGGTCTTTAGCCTTTGATGTGATATTCTTTTCGCCCCTCAACTCCAGTGGCACCATAACGTTCTCTAAAGCCGTAAGCGTGGAGAGAAGTTGAAAATTCTGGAACACAAAACCCACGTACTGATTTCTTATGTAGGCGCGATCATCTTCACTCATCGTGTTTAGCTTAAATCCCATGAGCGACACATATCCACTCGTTGGAACATCAAGGCCTGCACACAGTCCTAACAACGTTGTCTTACCACTGCCCGATGGGCCGATGATCGAGAGACTGGTGCCTTGCGTGGCCTCGAAAGAGACCTGGTCCAGTACAGTAAGTTTTTTATCGGCTGAAGAATAGGTTTTAGTCAATTGTTCCGCCTGCAGTACGACTTCTGCCATGAGAAAGCTTTGGGTGTTGAATTTTTAAAGATAGTCGCAATTCTTTACAAAATATTGCACTGCTCTTTAAACGGATAAATTCATCTCCCGTATTCTCCTAAGCTTGTGTATTAATTTTGCAGATTCGGTGAAGTCGAGCGTCTGTTGACCATCACTGAAAGCTTCTTCGGGCTTTTGATGAGTCTCATAGATCACGCCATCAGCCCCGGCAATGGCAGCGGCCAGTGCTACAGGCTCTACGAACTCCCGGATGCCAATGCCATGTGAAGGGTCTGCGATCACGGGAAGATGAGTTTTTTCTTTCAGGATAGGAATGGCATTGATGTCAAAAGTATTGCGACTGGCTTTTTCATATGTTCGAATCCCACGCTCGCAAAGCATGAGCTTTTCGTTACCAGCAGAAAACACATATTCTGCAGAGTACAGCAACTCTTCAATTGTTCCTGAAATCCCGCGTTTGATCATCACAGGTTTGTCCACTTTGCCCAATTCGTCAAGCAGGTTGAAGTTCTGCGTATTGCGAGCTCCAACCTGGAACACATCCACGTAATCGAGCATGGGTTCAATCTGGCTCACCTGCATTACTTCAGTCACGATTTTTATCCCTGCACTTCTTGCAGCAGAATACCAGAGCTTAAGACCTTCTACCCCCAAACCCCGAAATGCATAGGGTGAACTGCGCGGCTTGAAGACTCCACCCCGCATGATACGCACTCCGTTTTCCTTCAGGTGAGCAATCGTCTGATTAATTTGTTTTTCATTTTCAATTGAACACGGTCCAGCCATAATAGCAAGGGAGCCATCACCGATCTTGACGCCATCACCCAAATCAATAGCAGTTCGGTTTACTTTCCACTTTCGTGAGACAAGCTTGTAGTCATCTGAGACACGATGGATATCTGCAATACCCGGCATGCTCCCCAGTCTTCGGATGTCGAATTCTTTCTTGCCGATGGCAACGAGGTAGTTTCCACACTGGGTCGTCACTTCGTTTGGTTTATATCCAAGCTCATGAATAGCAGACACAATGGATGCCTTCTCCCCTGTTGAAACTGATTTTAAAAACTGAATGATCATTTCTTATCCCTTAATTGACTGAACAAAACTTCCTATTTCTTTGTCAAAGTCCTTAGCTGACTTTAAAAGCTGAATAAACGCACTGCCGATAATAGCTCCCGAACCGAATTCACACGCTTTAGCAAATGTTTCCCGGGATGAAATTCCAAATCCAATCAGCAGCGGGTTCTTTAATTTAAGCGACTGGAGTTTTTTGAAATAAGCTACCTGGTCTTCGGTAAAGTTCCCTTTGGCTCCTGTTGTACTCGATGCCGACACAGCATAGATAAACCCTTCACTTGCCCGATCAATCTGATAAATTCGTTCTGTCGATGTCGTTGGCGAGATCAGAAAGATATTTTTGAGGTCATGCTTGAGGAATAGTTCCTTGTATTCATTTTCAAATTCCTGGAGCGGAAGATCGGGCAGAATTACACCGTCCACACCAGATTTTACTGCATCACGGCAAAAATTTTCGATGCCATATTGCAGCACCGGGTTCAGGTAGCCCATTAAAATTACAGGAACCTTAACCTCCTTCCGCAATTCCCCGACTTGCTGCAGCAACAGCTTCAGGTTCATTCCGTTGTCCAGGGCAATTTTGTTGCTATCCTGTATCACCGGTCCGTCCGCAACAGGGTCTGAAAATGGAATCCCGATTTCGATTACATCAGCACCGGCTTTTTCCAGGCCGCGAGCAATCGATGGAGTATCATTAAGTCCTGGAAATCCTGCTGTATAAAAAACAGAAAGTATGTTTTTATTTTTTTTATTGAATAGTTCCGTAATCCGGTTCATGCCGTCAATGTTGAGTTTGAAATATTGAATAATTAATACTTTCCCCAGCGGATATAAGTCTCAAGGTCTTTGTCGCCACGGCCTGACAGATTCACGACAACTACATCTCCTTCCTCCAGTTCAAGTTTATTAAGTACAGCTACTGCGTGGGCACTTTCAATAGCCGGAATAATTCCTTCCATCCTGCTCAACTCTATCCCTGCATTCATCGCTTCTTCATCTGTTACATTTAGAAATTGTACGCGGTTGGTTTCAAACAAATGAGCATGCATCGGTCCTATCCCCGGGTAGTCAAGGCCTGCAGAGATAGAATAAGGCTCTATCACCTGGCCATCGTGCGTTTGCATGAGCAATGATTTGCTCCCATGCAAAATCCCAACACGACCCAGTGCCGTAGTTGCTGCCGATTCGTTAGTGTCAACACCTTTACCGGCTGCCTCCACGCCGACAAGGCTTACATGTTCATCATCTAAAAAATGATAGAACGCGCCAGCCGCATTACTTCCTCCACCAACGCAAGCAACAACATAGTCCGGGTATGGATTACCGGTTGCAGCCGTCAATTGATTTTTGATTTCCTCGCTGATGACCGACTGGAATTTCGCAACCATGTCAGGATATGGGTGTGGCCCAACTACTGAGCCGATGATGTAGTGGGTATCTGTAGGATTATTGATCCAGTGACGCATAGCCTCATTGGTTGCGTCTTTTAAAGTCATGTTTCCTGAGAGCGCGGGTACAACCTTC
Proteins encoded in this window:
- a CDS encoding ABC transporter ATP-binding protein, with the protein product MAEVVLQAEQLTKTYSSADKKLTVLDQVSFEATQGTSLSIIGPSGSGKTTLLGLCAGLDVPTSGYVSLMGFKLNTMSEDDRAYIRNQYVGFVFQNFQLLSTLTALENVMVPLELRGEKNITSKAKDLLSRVGLQDRLHHFPSQLSGGEQQRVAIARAFIVSPKILFADEPTGNLDEENAKQITELIFEMNRQEKTTLVLVTHNLELAQMTERILQMKGGHLIQDSKVHVPTAEYK
- a CDS encoding permease, whose amino-acid sequence is MIEYIIKLKRKTRGIFRDGWVWKMAWRDARHNFSRLALFMASLITGIAAVVAISSLNYSFQDELDRNAKELLGADLVINGNKKFDSAWNKVLDSSNVKIARDADMASMVLFMSSGNSRLVKVTGLEGEFPFYGKMITKPADAYQKTQHGDYLMLDESLAVQFGVLPGDSIKVGTKKFLVSGVVSKIPGGGGLTSTIAPAVYISMSSLDSTGLIQYGSRVGYSIYIKTVSEKATKAFHEKIRPIAKRLGNSIETVERRKANLGRSFRAVYQFFSLLAFVALILGCIGVASSVHIYAREKRDEVAMLRCVGSTGWQAFNIYFIQVFTLGIIGSMIGAATGAGIHQLIPVLFEEYLPGNIQFFISWRAIVEGILTGAIVSVLFTVLPLVSVRFVPPLTVLRADFLPGRIFSKTRIAAIAFIVVFPIAAAAYQTKSIVSGLMFSAGIAAALGFLVLVASGMLYMIRKFFPSRASFIFRHALSNLFRPNNQTRMLMVAIGLGAFIISVLNIIQHSLLNQVEFRGNRNRSNTILFDIQSSQKDGVVGLIKENNLPLNQLVPIITCRLSKLKGRTIEQIRKDTVRMPDGMLTREYRITYRDSLTSSEELVKGKLQHFDAGKKDSIYVTISEGIDETLRLKVGDSVEFDVQGIPVKTIISGVRKVDWPKDPPNFIFVFPTKVLENAPQIWVATTRVDEKQKASKFQQELVKNFPNVSLIDLRLILSTVNEIFEKVALVVRFLAFFSIITGLVVLAGAVINSKFVRIKENVLLRTVGARTSQIVRITLIEYGYLGLFSAATALVLSLGGGWLLTKFFFEVELAASYAELFIISAGVVVLTVVIGWLNSREVINTSPLQALRKES
- the trpA gene encoding tryptophan synthase alpha chain, producing the protein MNRITELFNKKNKNILSVFYTAGFPGLNDTPSIARGLEKAGADVIEIGIPFSDPVADGPVIQDSNKIALDNGMNLKLLLQQVGELRKEVKVPVILMGYLNPVLQYGIENFCRDAVKSGVDGVILPDLPLQEFENEYKELFLKHDLKNIFLISPTTSTERIYQIDRASEGFIYAVSASSTTGAKGNFTEDQVAYFKKLQSLKLKNPLLIGFGISSRETFAKACEFGSGAIIGSAFIQLLKSAKDFDKEIGSFVQSIKG
- the aroF1 gene encoding 3-deoxy-7-phosphoheptulonate synthase — its product is MIIQFLKSVSTGEKASIVSAIHELGYKPNEVTTQCGNYLVAIGKKEFDIRRLGSMPGIADIHRVSDDYKLVSRKWKVNRTAIDLGDGVKIGDGSLAIMAGPCSIENEKQINQTIAHLKENGVRIMRGGVFKPRSSPYAFRGLGVEGLKLWYSAARSAGIKIVTEVMQVSQIEPMLDYVDVFQVGARNTQNFNLLDELGKVDKPVMIKRGISGTIEELLYSAEYVFSAGNEKLMLCERGIRTYEKASRNTFDINAIPILKEKTHLPVIADPSHGIGIREFVEPVALAAAIAGADGVIYETHQKPEEAFSDGQQTLDFTESAKLIHKLRRIREMNLSV
- the trpB gene encoding tryptophan synthase beta chain, with translation MRYTVDERGYYGKFGGAYIPEMLYPNVEELRVNYLPIIESAEFRKDFEGLLRDYVGRPTPLFLANRLSEKWKASIYLKREDLCHTGAHKINNTIGQILLAKRLGKQKIIAETGAGQHGVATATVCALMGMECIVYMGKLDMERQRPNVERMRILGAKVVPALSGNMTLKDATNEAMRHWINNPTDTHYIIGSVVGPHPYPDMVAKFQSVISEEIKNQLTAATGNPYPDYVVACVGGGSNAAGAFYHFLDDEHVSLVGVEAAGKGVDTNESAATTALGRVGILHGSKSLLMQTHDGQVIEPYSISAGLDYPGIGPMHAHLFETNRVQFLNVTDEEAMNAGIELSRMEGIIPAIESAHAVAVLNKLELEEGDVVVVNLSGRGDKDLETYIRWGKY
- the pyrE gene encoding orotate phosphoribosyltransferase, which encodes MSFVTIENTTAAQVASMLLDIGAIKLNHKNPFTWSSGWKSPVYCDNRLALSYPEIRSFVKESLSVVVRKNFPQAEYIAGVATAGIPQGALVADVLKLPFVYVRPKPKEHGMGNLIEGKVDPGKKAVMIEDLISTGGSSLKAAQAMQDAGFNVIGMAAIFTYGFEVAEKSFAEANMPLTCLSDFNYLLTEAVSKKYLDENQLAYVRSWRTDPVNWK
- a CDS encoding DUF423 domain-containing protein translates to MNQKFTLLTGAILGALGVGLGAFGAHALKNILTQNGRLETYELAVRYQFYHALALLVIGLLMEKFGHSSMQWASMSMLAGVILFSGSLYFYSLTNIKGFAMVTPIGGLFLLGGWILFIYALTTK
- the coaD gene encoding phosphopantetheine adenylyltransferase — encoded protein: MKRIAVFPGSFDPFTKGHEDIVLRGLNLFDEIIIAIGYNSGKSQRYFPIDFMIEKIKETFKNQPTVSVQTYAELTAEFVKRNGSRYLLRGLRNTTDFEYENSIAQVNRHLNNELESVFLITSPQFASINSSIIREVHRYKGDVSAMLPYKL